A single Pedobacter sp. PACM 27299 DNA region contains:
- a CDS encoding M13 family metallopeptidase → MTTKLKSYFAALGIVAASYTANAQSQMKFIDPANMDLTVKPGDDFYQYASGTWIKNNPVPAKETRWGSFNALRDFNINAVKGLVEGAAADKSAPAGSVKRRVGDFYAAAMDSVTIEKLGYTPIKADLEKIKQIKDLQGILDHAAYLRTTGLAAPMFSFYVGQDRKNVNKYMAQLGQGGTTLPDRDYYLKDDSRSVKIREAYDKYMTTLFTLTGNSPAEAKKKAATVMAIEKQLAEAQMARVEMRDPHKTYNKFTVTDFSKTTPQLNWVTMLPKFKVTGQDTILVSSPKFFVSLDGMLKTVPVADWKTYLEWNVLKSSASNLSSPFVNASFAFTQAQTGQKVQTPRWQRMSQLTDGTIGELLGQLYVAQYFKPDAKVRMTELIANLRKAFEIRINNLDWMSDVTKGKALEKLNAFVPKIGYPDKWKDYEGLTITRTTYLQNLRNAGAWGYNEMVTQLGKPVDRTRFGMTPPTVNAYYSPTMNEIVFPAGILQFPFFDPNADDAVNYGGIGAVIGHEMSHGFDDSGSQYDKDGNLRNWWTPEDKVKFEAKTKALGEQFDAYTVLDTIHVIGKLTMGENIGDLGGLNAAYTAFKMTKQGQSEDKIDGFTPDQRFFLSWAQVWRGNILDETAAQLIKTDPHSPGPYRTIGAPVNMDAWYKAFDVKPGDKLYKKPEDRIRMW, encoded by the coding sequence ATGACTACTAAACTGAAAAGCTATTTTGCTGCTTTGGGGATCGTGGCTGCAAGCTACACTGCAAATGCGCAATCGCAGATGAAATTTATTGATCCTGCAAATATGGATCTTACCGTGAAACCAGGTGATGATTTCTACCAGTATGCCAGTGGCACCTGGATCAAAAACAACCCTGTTCCCGCCAAAGAAACACGCTGGGGAAGCTTTAACGCCCTTCGCGACTTTAACATCAATGCTGTAAAGGGCCTGGTAGAAGGTGCTGCAGCAGACAAATCAGCTCCTGCTGGTTCTGTAAAAAGACGTGTAGGTGATTTTTATGCAGCGGCAATGGATAGTGTAACCATTGAAAAATTAGGTTATACACCGATTAAAGCTGACCTGGAGAAAATCAAACAGATCAAAGACCTGCAAGGAATTCTGGATCATGCTGCTTACCTGAGAACAACCGGACTGGCTGCACCAATGTTCAGCTTTTATGTTGGCCAGGACAGAAAAAATGTAAATAAATACATGGCACAGCTAGGCCAGGGAGGAACGACCTTACCTGACCGTGATTATTACCTGAAAGACGACAGCAGAAGTGTAAAAATCAGAGAAGCTTATGATAAATACATGACTACCCTGTTTACCTTAACTGGAAACAGCCCTGCTGAAGCTAAGAAAAAAGCCGCTACCGTGATGGCCATTGAAAAACAATTGGCAGAAGCACAAATGGCAAGAGTGGAAATGCGTGATCCACATAAAACCTATAATAAATTTACAGTAACAGACTTTAGCAAAACTACCCCGCAATTGAACTGGGTAACGATGCTGCCTAAATTTAAGGTAACTGGTCAGGATACGATCCTGGTTTCTTCGCCGAAATTCTTTGTCAGCCTGGACGGAATGTTAAAAACTGTTCCTGTAGCCGACTGGAAGACTTACCTGGAATGGAATGTATTAAAATCATCCGCTTCTAACCTGAGCAGCCCATTTGTAAATGCTTCCTTTGCCTTTACACAAGCACAAACTGGTCAGAAAGTACAAACTCCAAGATGGCAGCGCATGTCGCAGCTAACCGATGGTACCATTGGTGAATTGCTGGGACAATTGTACGTGGCGCAATATTTCAAGCCAGATGCTAAAGTCCGCATGACAGAATTAATTGCGAACCTTAGAAAAGCTTTTGAAATCAGAATCAATAACCTGGACTGGATGAGTGATGTGACCAAAGGAAAAGCATTGGAAAAATTAAACGCCTTTGTTCCTAAAATTGGTTACCCAGACAAATGGAAAGATTATGAAGGCCTAACCATCACCCGTACAACTTACCTTCAAAACTTGCGTAACGCAGGCGCATGGGGATATAATGAAATGGTGACTCAGCTGGGCAAACCGGTAGACCGTACCCGTTTCGGTATGACGCCTCCTACTGTGAATGCTTATTATAGTCCTACCATGAATGAAATTGTCTTCCCTGCCGGAATCCTACAATTCCCATTCTTCGATCCTAATGCTGATGATGCCGTAAACTATGGTGGTATCGGTGCAGTTATTGGTCATGAAATGTCTCATGGATTTGATGATTCTGGAAGTCAATATGACAAAGACGGAAACTTACGCAACTGGTGGACACCGGAAGACAAAGTTAAATTTGAAGCAAAAACTAAGGCCCTTGGCGAACAGTTTGATGCTTATACCGTTTTAGATACCATTCATGTAATTGGTAAACTGACGATGGGAGAAAACATCGGTGACCTAGGGGGTTTAAACGCAGCATACACTGCATTTAAAATGACCAAACAAGGGCAGTCGGAAGATAAAATTGATGGATTTACTCCGGATCAACGCTTCTTCTTATCCTGGGCTCAGGTATGGAGAGGAAATATCCTGGACGAAACTGCAGCACAGCTGATCAAAACAGATCCACACTCTCCAGGTCCATACAGAACCATCGGTGCACCAGTAAATATGGATGCCTGGTACAAAGCTTTTGATGTGAAACCTGGTGATAAATTATATAAAAAACCAGAAGACAGAATTAGGATGTGGTAA
- the mnmD gene encoding tRNA (5-methylaminomethyl-2-thiouridine)(34)-methyltransferase MnmD, protein MNIITLTADGSNTLFNETIGEHYHSKHGALQESKHVFIDTGLKHVADNQREISILEIGFGTGLNFLLTLEYAAANNLELKYTGLEAFPLELEALKSTGYQQYVPENIWNSLENNYLNALTTPVILLPGQELTIPHITLDQFQSPATFDLVYYDAFSVQHQPEMWSDEIIAHTCSFLKPGGTFVTYAITGKLKRALKSNGFTIEKLPGAPGKREMLRGTKL, encoded by the coding sequence ATGAATATCATAACTTTAACTGCCGACGGCTCCAATACCTTATTTAACGAAACGATTGGCGAACATTACCATTCCAAACATGGTGCTTTACAAGAAAGTAAACATGTGTTTATTGATACCGGATTAAAACACGTAGCCGACAATCAGCGGGAAATCTCCATCCTGGAAATTGGATTTGGTACCGGACTAAACTTTTTGCTGACGTTGGAATATGCGGCAGCCAACAATCTGGAGCTAAAATATACCGGACTAGAGGCTTTTCCTTTAGAACTGGAAGCCTTAAAATCTACTGGTTATCAGCAATACGTTCCTGAAAACATCTGGAATAGTTTAGAGAACAATTACTTAAACGCACTAACCACACCAGTAATCCTGTTGCCAGGCCAGGAACTAACCATCCCACACATTACACTGGATCAATTTCAGAGCCCTGCTACATTTGACCTTGTTTACTACGATGCCTTTTCCGTACAGCATCAACCAGAAATGTGGTCTGATGAAATCATTGCACATACCTGCAGCTTCCTGAAACCAGGCGGAACATTTGTGACTTATGCCATCACAGGGAAGTTAAAACGTGCCCTAAAAAGTAATGGCTTTACCATTGAAAAACTACCCGGGGCACCTGGAAAAAGAGAAATGCTAAGGGGAACCAAGCTATAG
- a CDS encoding aldo/keto reductase, whose amino-acid sequence MEKRKLGNSDLFVYPITFGGNVFGWTIDEAESFEILDGFTGAGFNFIDTADVYSRWKPGNSGGESETIIGNWMQQRKNRNEVIIATKVGGDMGHGKSLSKKTILEGVDASLKRLKTDYIDLYQSHYDDPNTPIAETLEAYDELIRAGKIRWIGASNYTGTRMKEALETAQKLSLPKYQTFQPEYNLYSREGYEKDLEQVAIDHQLAVINYYALASGFLTGKYRTATDLNKSQRGTGIQKYLNDRGFKILKALDEVSEQYNATPASVSLAWLIARPSITAPIASVTSLSQLEDLKKAAMLKLNMEDIAILDEASNWE is encoded by the coding sequence ATGGAAAAAAGAAAATTAGGCAACTCCGATTTATTTGTATACCCGATCACTTTTGGCGGGAATGTTTTTGGCTGGACCATAGACGAGGCGGAATCCTTTGAAATATTAGATGGCTTCACCGGAGCCGGTTTCAACTTCATCGATACTGCAGATGTGTATTCGCGATGGAAGCCAGGCAACTCTGGTGGCGAATCTGAAACGATTATCGGTAACTGGATGCAGCAAAGAAAAAACCGGAATGAGGTCATCATTGCAACTAAAGTAGGCGGAGATATGGGACATGGAAAATCACTATCTAAAAAGACTATTCTGGAGGGGGTAGATGCTTCCCTAAAAAGACTTAAAACAGACTATATTGACCTTTATCAGAGTCATTACGATGATCCAAATACACCGATCGCTGAAACACTAGAGGCTTACGACGAGTTGATCAGAGCAGGAAAAATTCGTTGGATTGGCGCTTCAAACTATACTGGAACACGTATGAAAGAAGCATTGGAAACGGCTCAAAAACTGAGCCTGCCAAAGTATCAGACCTTCCAGCCAGAGTACAATTTATATTCCCGTGAAGGATATGAAAAGGACCTGGAGCAGGTGGCCATAGACCACCAGCTCGCAGTGATCAATTACTATGCTTTAGCAAGTGGTTTCTTAACCGGAAAATACCGTACAGCAACCGACTTAAATAAAAGTCAGCGGGGTACCGGTATTCAAAAATACCTGAACGACCGTGGTTTTAAAATATTGAAAGCACTTGATGAAGTATCCGAACAATACAATGCTACACCGGCAAGCGTATCCCTGGCATGGCTGATTGCCCGTCCTTCTATAACAGCACCCATTGCCAGTGTAACGAGCCTTTCACAGTTAGAAGACCTCAAAAAAGCAGCAATGCTGAAATTGAATATGGAAGATATTGCTATTTTAGACGAGGCAAGCAATTGGGAATAA
- a CDS encoding AI-2E family transporter yields the protein MKNSFSQPFNAKLAIVLFSIISLGYLAILGRTILAPLLTSFLLAILLLPLANFLEQKCRLKRSMASIISVVLMIAVICSILFFLANQLTDLWKDWPLLKQQGETSFHDLQHWISSNFGVNAQKQIEYVKEGASKVLSTSAVFVGATLLTLSTSLLFLFFLLLFTFFLLNYRRVLFSFLTSVFEEQHTEKVSEIVRQIQYIIKKYITGLFLQMFIVTSLMMLVLWILGVKYAVLLGLITGIFNIIPYIGIFSALVISVLITFATAGAAKVLLVIIAFIAVHTIDGNVLMPLVVGSKVKINALFAFIGIVVGEMVWGISGMFLCIPYLAMLKIIFDRIDSLKPWGILLGGEDKPNKKRKVYRLSKNIKLEEQE from the coding sequence ATGAAGAACAGTTTCAGTCAACCATTCAATGCAAAATTAGCGATAGTGCTGTTCTCAATTATTTCTTTAGGATACCTGGCCATACTAGGCCGAACAATCCTTGCTCCGCTACTCACTTCATTTTTACTGGCTATTTTACTTTTACCACTGGCCAACTTTCTGGAACAGAAATGCCGGCTAAAAAGAAGTATGGCTTCCATCATTTCTGTAGTCCTGATGATTGCCGTGATTTGCAGCATATTATTTTTCCTGGCCAACCAGCTCACAGACCTCTGGAAAGACTGGCCCCTACTGAAACAACAGGGAGAGACCTCTTTCCACGACTTGCAGCATTGGATCTCCTCTAATTTTGGCGTAAATGCCCAAAAACAGATCGAATACGTGAAAGAAGGAGCCTCAAAAGTATTGTCCACCAGTGCCGTATTTGTAGGTGCTACCCTACTTACACTTTCGACCTCTTTATTATTTCTCTTTTTCTTATTGCTGTTTACCTTCTTCCTCTTAAACTACAGAAGGGTATTGTTCAGCTTTTTAACCTCAGTATTTGAAGAGCAGCACACGGAAAAAGTAAGTGAAATCGTAAGACAAATACAATACATCATCAAGAAATACATCACCGGACTATTCCTGCAGATGTTCATCGTAACCAGTTTAATGATGCTGGTACTTTGGATATTGGGTGTTAAATATGCGGTTTTGCTAGGCTTAATCACCGGAATATTTAACATCATCCCTTATATTGGGATATTTAGTGCACTCGTAATCAGCGTGCTGATCACTTTTGCCACTGCAGGCGCCGCTAAGGTATTACTGGTCATCATTGCCTTTATCGCTGTTCATACGATAGATGGAAACGTATTAATGCCATTGGTAGTGGGCTCAAAAGTAAAGATCAATGCACTTTTCGCCTTTATTGGGATCGTAGTTGGAGAAATGGTCTGGGGCATCTCCGGAATGTTTTTATGCATCCCTTATCTGGCCATGCTAAAGATCATTTTCGACCGTATTGATTCTTTAAAACCATGGGGAATCTTACTTGGTGGAGAAGATAAACCGAATAAGAAAAGGAAGGTTTATCGACTCAGCAAAAACATCAAATTAGAAGAGCAAGAATAG
- the mazG gene encoding nucleoside triphosphate pyrophosphohydrolase, producing the protein MPNHIAPITAADPATAFQRLLTVLDTLRTDCPWDKKQTMETLRHLTIEETYELSDAILEGDLDEVKKELGDVMMHLVFYARIASETNDFTIVDVLNSVCDKLINRHPHIYGDVEVKDENDVKRNWEQIKLKEGNKSVLAGVPAGLPSLVKASRIQEKARGVGFDWDNKTQVWEKVEEELQEFKDEYNTKDNEAIDVEKAEEEFGDLLFSLINYARFININPENALEKTNKKFIKRFQYLESKAKENGKALQDMTLAEMDVYWNEAKKV; encoded by the coding sequence ATGCCCAATCATATCGCCCCAATAACGGCTGCCGATCCGGCAACCGCATTTCAAAGGTTGTTAACCGTATTAGATACCCTCCGTACCGACTGCCCATGGGATAAAAAACAAACGATGGAAACCCTTCGTCACCTCACTATTGAAGAGACTTATGAATTATCAGATGCCATTCTGGAAGGTGACCTGGACGAAGTAAAAAAAGAACTTGGTGATGTAATGATGCACCTGGTATTTTATGCCAGAATCGCGTCTGAAACTAATGATTTTACAATCGTTGATGTACTAAACAGCGTTTGTGATAAACTGATTAATCGTCATCCGCACATTTATGGTGATGTGGAAGTAAAAGATGAAAATGATGTAAAACGCAATTGGGAACAGATTAAACTGAAGGAAGGAAACAAATCAGTGTTGGCAGGTGTTCCGGCAGGTTTACCCTCATTGGTTAAAGCCAGCCGCATTCAGGAAAAAGCCAGAGGTGTAGGCTTCGACTGGGATAATAAAACTCAGGTATGGGAAAAAGTGGAAGAAGAACTTCAGGAGTTTAAAGACGAATACAATACTAAAGATAATGAGGCCATAGATGTAGAAAAAGCAGAAGAAGAATTTGGAGACCTGTTATTCTCATTGATCAATTATGCGCGTTTCATTAATATAAATCCAGAAAACGCATTGGAAAAAACCAATAAGAAGTTCATCAAAAGGTTCCAGTACCTGGAAAGTAAAGCCAAAGAAAATGGTAAAGCTTTGCAAGATATGACCCTTGCCGAAATGGATGTTTACTGGAATGAAGCCAAAAAAGTTTAA
- a CDS encoding DEAD/DEAH box helicase, translating into MSLEKLKLSKQLVTAMTDAGYISAKEIQAKTMSRILGGQDIIAVGPEGSGKTTNYVLGVLMRLKYSTDEAPKVLILVPSKEKVLEVIEEFEKLNKNKNLRIMGLYGNGGTEQDVLDLVDGVDIVVALPTRARAIYLKLGLNLSRLQMFIVDDAEVIVKQGMQLPVCELARSAGKCQHLVFTTVVHEKLNYMIDQFLHFPTTLEVEDLGENQASTHELILYPVPNHKTKVNLLNMLLRDDEVFDKVVIFVNTRLTAQKLGKSLHSAKPGDVSVLNPLFFDDENGFDHIEDFKEIPEARILIVANEGTASLDLSGIPFIFHFEVPEQKETFLSRILKNGDEEVVAITFATDMELVEVKKIEQSIGKKLTVMDLPEGLVIDKVAKTGGLDKSRIVKEKNVLPSGGGAFHDKKESNTKDYNYGIGQKAKMTMKKKHG; encoded by the coding sequence GTGTCATTAGAGAAATTAAAACTAAGCAAGCAACTGGTAACGGCAATGACTGATGCCGGATATATATCTGCAAAAGAGATTCAGGCAAAAACAATGTCAAGAATTCTTGGCGGACAGGATATCATCGCTGTTGGTCCTGAAGGTTCAGGAAAAACGACGAACTATGTGCTTGGGGTTCTAATGCGCCTGAAATACAGCACAGATGAAGCGCCAAAAGTGCTGATCCTTGTTCCTTCAAAGGAAAAGGTATTAGAGGTGATTGAAGAATTTGAGAAACTAAATAAGAATAAAAACCTCCGTATTATGGGCTTATACGGGAATGGAGGAACAGAGCAGGATGTACTGGATCTGGTAGATGGGGTGGATATTGTGGTGGCTTTGCCAACCAGAGCACGCGCTATTTATCTGAAACTAGGTTTAAACCTGAGTAGATTGCAGATGTTTATCGTAGACGATGCGGAAGTAATTGTGAAACAGGGAATGCAGCTGCCGGTTTGTGAATTGGCCAGAAGTGCAGGTAAATGCCAGCACTTGGTCTTTACGACTGTTGTTCATGAAAAGCTGAACTATATGATTGATCAATTCCTGCATTTCCCAACTACCTTAGAAGTAGAAGATCTAGGCGAAAATCAGGCAAGTACTCATGAACTGATTTTATATCCTGTTCCTAATCATAAGACCAAAGTGAATTTACTCAATATGTTATTGAGAGATGATGAGGTTTTTGATAAGGTTGTTATTTTCGTAAATACACGTTTAACAGCTCAGAAACTTGGTAAAAGTTTGCATTCTGCAAAGCCGGGAGATGTATCTGTATTGAATCCTTTGTTCTTTGATGATGAGAATGGGTTTGACCATATCGAAGATTTTAAGGAAATTCCTGAAGCCAGGATCTTAATCGTTGCCAATGAAGGTACGGCTAGTCTGGATCTTTCTGGTATTCCTTTTATCTTCCATTTCGAAGTTCCTGAGCAAAAAGAAACTTTCCTCAGCAGAATCTTGAAAAATGGTGATGAAGAAGTCGTTGCAATTACTTTTGCGACAGATATGGAACTGGTAGAAGTGAAAAAGATTGAGCAGTCTATAGGTAAAAAGTTAACAGTAATGGATTTACCAGAAGGATTGGTGATAGATAAAGTTGCCAAAACCGGTGGTCTTGATAAAAGCAGGATTGTTAAAGAGAAAAATGTTCTTCCTAGCGGTGGCGGCGCTTTCCATGACAAGAAAGAAAGCAACACTAAAGATTATAACTATGGTATCGGCCAGAAGGCAAAGATGACTATGAAAAAGAAACACGGCTAA
- a CDS encoding DUF2059 domain-containing protein, which yields MKNIPNTIKKLFLVTAILFSSTLISFGQDSNSYKTSLKEMMDASGSAATYKVAIIQTIKMLKSQKTDVPESIWQDFEDTFLKSAQDELFGLLLPIYQKYLTEADLKAITVFYHTPSGKKLAEKTPFIMQDSMQAGQQWGMKLGEEFTKKLQEKGY from the coding sequence ATGAAAAACATACCCAATACCATTAAAAAGCTGTTTTTAGTTACAGCTATACTATTTAGCAGTACTTTAATTTCCTTTGGACAGGATAGTAATTCCTATAAAACCAGCTTAAAAGAGATGATGGATGCTTCTGGTTCTGCTGCAACTTACAAAGTAGCAATTATACAGACTATAAAAATGTTGAAATCACAAAAAACCGATGTTCCTGAATCCATCTGGCAAGATTTTGAAGATACTTTTCTTAAATCTGCTCAGGATGAACTATTTGGATTACTGCTTCCTATCTATCAAAAATACCTGACTGAAGCTGACCTTAAAGCAATCACTGTATTTTACCATACCCCTTCCGGCAAAAAACTAGCCGAAAAAACACCTTTTATCATGCAGGATTCTATGCAGGCTGGCCAGCAATGGGGCATGAAATTAGGCGAAGAATTCACAAAGAAATTACAGGAAAAAGGATATTAA
- a CDS encoding ABC transporter ATP-binding protein, with the protein MNYNLNQNSGQEEKQSTFQALKKLIQLISDEKKNLWIASGIILLNSGLLLLGPLLIGHTIDAYIRTKDYHGVLVFSGIIFGMYLLAFCTGYFQTKLMGGVGQRMLYTLRNAVFNKLQELPVAFFNENKAGDLISRVNNDTDKINQFFSQSLMQFIGSIVTMTGAGIFLLMINFELGAAALVPALLILIFTALVSPWVKRRNASNLKSVGGLSAEIQESLNNFKVIIAFNRRDYFRKRFDEANRHNYKTAIGAGLANNILMPVYGLFSSMAQLIVLLFGIYLISEGQFTIGLLVSYFSYATNFYNPLRQLAALWANFQVAMAGWDRISQILSMQNDLQQLKESTETSNALLEFRNVHFSYTSGKEILHDISFSLEKGKTYALIGPTGGGKTTTASLIARLYDATEGTVLLSGKDIRSYSHEERAAKIGFILQEPFLFTGTVRDNILYGNDRYKDYSNEQLEEVIREANLDALLAIFEDGLDTAVTSGSDNISLGQKQLIAFMRAVLRNPELLILDEATANIDTITEQLLSAILKKLPKETTLVIIAHRLNTIENADEIFFVNSGEVTRAGTLDHAMDLLLKGKRKS; encoded by the coding sequence ATGAATTACAATCTTAACCAGAACAGTGGCCAGGAAGAAAAACAGTCTACTTTTCAGGCCTTAAAAAAACTGATTCAATTGATTTCTGATGAGAAGAAAAATCTGTGGATTGCCTCAGGGATTATCCTTTTGAACTCTGGTTTACTCTTATTGGGGCCGCTATTAATCGGACATACTATTGATGCCTATATCCGCACTAAAGATTATCACGGCGTTCTTGTCTTTTCAGGAATTATATTTGGTATGTATCTGCTGGCTTTCTGTACGGGATACTTTCAGACAAAACTGATGGGCGGGGTGGGGCAGCGTATGCTGTACACCTTGAGGAATGCTGTTTTCAATAAGCTTCAGGAGCTTCCTGTAGCCTTTTTTAATGAGAATAAGGCTGGAGATTTGATTTCCAGAGTGAACAATGATACGGATAAGATCAATCAGTTTTTTTCTCAGTCGCTGATGCAGTTTATTGGCAGTATTGTGACGATGACTGGTGCTGGTATTTTCTTATTGATGATTAATTTTGAGCTGGGTGCTGCGGCCCTGGTTCCAGCATTGCTGATCCTGATTTTTACCGCGCTGGTATCTCCTTGGGTAAAAAGAAGAAATGCCTCCAATCTGAAAAGTGTAGGTGGCCTGAGTGCCGAAATTCAGGAAAGTCTGAATAACTTTAAAGTGATCATTGCCTTCAACAGAAGAGATTATTTCCGGAAAAGGTTCGATGAGGCAAATCGCCACAATTATAAAACAGCAATAGGGGCAGGCCTGGCCAATAATATTTTAATGCCTGTTTATGGTTTGTTTTCCAGCATGGCACAGCTGATTGTCTTGCTGTTTGGAATTTACCTGATCTCTGAAGGGCAGTTTACGATTGGACTCTTGGTGAGTTATTTTTCTTATGCCACCAATTTCTATAATCCATTAAGACAATTGGCCGCTTTATGGGCAAATTTCCAGGTCGCCATGGCAGGATGGGATCGGATTTCGCAAATCTTATCCATGCAAAATGATTTGCAGCAGCTCAAAGAAAGTACAGAAACTTCTAATGCTTTACTGGAATTCAGAAATGTCCATTTCTCTTATACCAGCGGCAAAGAGATTTTGCACGACATCAGCTTTAGTCTGGAGAAAGGAAAAACTTATGCCCTGATTGGCCCTACAGGTGGTGGAAAAACAACTACCGCATCCTTGATTGCACGTTTATATGATGCCACGGAAGGAACAGTTTTATTGAGTGGTAAAGACATTCGTTCTTATTCCCATGAAGAACGGGCAGCTAAAATTGGCTTCATTTTGCAGGAACCTTTTTTGTTTACAGGGACGGTGAGGGATAATATTTTATATGGCAATGACCGATATAAGGATTATAGTAATGAACAGCTGGAAGAGGTGATCAGGGAAGCGAATCTGGATGCTTTGTTGGCCATTTTTGAAGATGGACTGGATACGGCAGTGACTTCTGGTTCTGATAACATTAGCTTGGGACAAAAGCAGCTGATTGCCTTTATGAGAGCGGTTTTACGAAATCCAGAGTTGTTAATCCTGGATGAGGCAACTGCTAACATTGATACAATTACGGAGCAGTTACTCAGCGCTATTCTAAAAAAATTACCTAAAGAAACCACCTTAGTGATCATTGCACACCGTTTAAATACGATTGAAAATGCAGATGAGATCTTCTTTGTGAACTCAGGAGAGGTGACGCGCGCTGGTACGCTTGACCATGCGATGGATCTTTTGTTAAAGGGTAAACGGAAGAGTTAA